In the genome of Streptomyces sp. V2I9, one region contains:
- a CDS encoding BTAD domain-containing putative transcriptional regulator, producing MEFRLLGTVAVETHTGPLPLGPAKRRSLLAALLLSANTPVSIGRLTDSLWDDTPPLQARSVIQGHVSRLRALLVDADAEAYGVELATLGDAYVLRVPETLVDAQRFEELLMLAREQRSPADTVLMLKEALSLWQGPALSGAFAGPPLRAAAHSLEESRLATVELLARTYGTLGEHHRAAALLAAETAAHPLRESLAAELMLALYRAGRQSEALDRFHRTRRLLADELGIDPGPKLADAYALILRGDPAPSSAAPAARRTTAASGSAAPSAGSPGAAAAPGTGGAPGTAEAPGTVGGPAGGPPATGAGTTAGGGGTTGASSAAQRSRPAAPPAVHPADPLPVDLLPRAPRGFHGRTTELGALSRAAAGESPVCLVTGPAGVGKTALALQWAHRNDALFPDGRLFADLRGFSEAGEPVLVDVLREFLLALGVPPRRVPESAPAAAALFRSLTGRRRLLVVLDNARDSATVRALLPGGTDCVTLVTSRHRLEGLIASDAARPVPLDTLEADDGTALLAGVLGEERVLAEPVAARRLAELCGGLPLALRVTAARLAGRPRWTLAALADELADERGRLACLDVDDTGVAAALRLTVQHLPPDAVHQFARLGHHPGGHFDPYAAAALAGTDPVAASAALERLAAAHLVAETAPGRWVLHDLVRLYARGLDPASAREALTGVLDHCIATALAAADTAEPGGEPCFVLPDGFRPPTAVRDFADRDEAMRWLAGERENLALAAQAARDAGLEDRAWRIILLQWPQVVWRVRDNWAPLLELALESARAGKDAYAESRVLTLLGWVLTEEGRTAEAAALLERSPQLAREAGDPLGEATALVNLAVVQAELGDLPAASENCARAVELARREEDRHTEMLALQHLARMRLTARRPEEALADARAALELGPEHEEAARRSLLLAICGEARLALGEEDDGIRLLDRAAREAEQAGYDEGAVRALEVLLRVSAEPSYRVRHERSALRLATAP from the coding sequence GTGGAGTTCCGGCTGCTCGGTACGGTCGCCGTCGAGACGCACACCGGACCGCTGCCCCTGGGTCCCGCCAAGCGGCGCAGCCTGCTCGCCGCACTGCTGCTGTCCGCCAACACTCCGGTCTCCATCGGCCGGCTGACCGACTCCCTGTGGGACGACACCCCGCCGCTCCAGGCCCGAAGTGTCATCCAGGGCCATGTGTCGCGGTTGCGCGCCCTGCTGGTGGACGCCGACGCGGAGGCGTACGGGGTCGAGCTGGCCACCCTGGGGGACGCGTACGTGCTGCGGGTCCCCGAGACGCTGGTGGACGCGCAGCGGTTCGAGGAACTGCTGATGCTGGCGCGGGAGCAGCGCAGCCCGGCGGACACCGTGCTGATGCTGAAGGAGGCCCTGTCGCTCTGGCAGGGCCCGGCCCTCAGCGGTGCGTTCGCCGGTCCGCCGCTCCGGGCGGCCGCGCACTCCCTGGAGGAATCGCGGCTGGCGACGGTCGAGCTGCTGGCCCGTACGTACGGGACGCTCGGCGAGCACCACCGGGCGGCCGCCCTGCTGGCGGCGGAGACCGCGGCGCACCCGTTGCGCGAGTCGCTGGCCGCCGAACTGATGCTGGCGCTGTACCGGGCGGGACGCCAGTCGGAGGCCCTGGACCGTTTCCACCGGACGAGGCGGCTCCTCGCCGACGAGCTGGGCATCGACCCGGGGCCCAAGCTCGCCGACGCGTACGCGCTGATCCTGCGCGGCGACCCGGCGCCCTCGTCCGCCGCCCCGGCCGCCCGCCGCACCACCGCCGCGTCCGGGTCGGCGGCCCCCTCCGCCGGATCCCCCGGAGCCGCCGCGGCACCCGGAACCGGTGGGGCCCCTGGAACCGCTGAGGCCCCCGGAACCGTTGGGGGACCCGCAGGAGGCCCGCCCGCCACCGGGGCGGGGACGACCGCCGGTGGCGGTGGCACGACGGGGGCCTCCTCCGCCGCACAGCGCTCGCGGCCCGCCGCACCGCCCGCGGTGCACCCCGCCGACCCGCTCCCCGTCGACCTGCTCCCCCGCGCGCCCCGCGGTTTCCACGGGCGTACCACCGAGCTGGGCGCGCTCAGCCGGGCGGCGGCCGGTGAGTCGCCCGTCTGCCTGGTCACCGGGCCGGCTGGGGTCGGCAAGACCGCGCTGGCGCTCCAGTGGGCGCACCGCAACGACGCGCTCTTCCCGGACGGCCGCCTCTTCGCCGACCTGCGCGGATTCAGCGAGGCCGGTGAGCCCGTGCTCGTCGACGTCCTGCGGGAGTTCCTGCTCGCGCTCGGCGTCCCGCCGCGCCGGGTCCCGGAGTCCGCCCCGGCCGCCGCCGCGCTCTTCCGCTCGCTGACCGGCCGGCGCAGGCTGCTGGTCGTCCTCGACAACGCCCGCGACTCCGCCACCGTCCGGGCGCTGCTGCCGGGCGGCACGGACTGCGTCACCCTGGTCACCAGTCGGCACCGGCTGGAAGGGCTGATCGCCTCGGACGCCGCCCGGCCCGTCCCGCTCGACACGCTGGAGGCCGACGACGGCACGGCGCTGCTCGCCGGGGTGCTGGGGGAGGAGCGGGTGCTCGCCGAACCGGTGGCGGCCCGCCGCCTCGCCGAACTCTGCGGCGGGCTGCCGCTCGCGCTGCGCGTCACCGCCGCCCGACTGGCGGGGCGGCCGCGCTGGACGCTGGCCGCCCTCGCCGACGAACTGGCCGACGAACGCGGCCGCCTGGCCTGCCTCGACGTGGACGACACCGGCGTCGCGGCCGCGCTCCGGCTCACCGTCCAGCACCTGCCGCCGGACGCCGTCCATCAGTTCGCGCGGCTCGGCCACCACCCCGGCGGTCACTTCGACCCGTACGCGGCGGCCGCGCTGGCGGGGACGGACCCGGTGGCCGCGTCGGCCGCGCTGGAGCGGCTGGCCGCCGCCCACCTCGTCGCCGAGACCGCGCCGGGCCGGTGGGTCCTGCACGACCTGGTGCGGCTCTACGCCCGTGGTCTCGACCCGGCCTCCGCGCGCGAGGCCCTCACCGGGGTGCTCGACCACTGCATCGCCACCGCGCTGGCCGCCGCCGACACGGCGGAGCCCGGCGGCGAGCCCTGCTTCGTCCTCCCGGACGGATTCCGCCCGCCCACCGCCGTACGGGACTTCGCCGACCGGGACGAGGCGATGCGCTGGCTGGCGGGCGAGCGCGAGAACCTGGCGCTGGCCGCCCAGGCAGCGCGGGACGCGGGCCTGGAGGACCGGGCCTGGCGGATCATCCTGCTCCAGTGGCCGCAGGTGGTGTGGCGGGTACGGGACAACTGGGCGCCCCTGCTGGAGCTGGCCCTGGAGTCGGCCCGCGCCGGGAAGGACGCGTACGCCGAATCGAGGGTGCTCACGCTGCTGGGCTGGGTGCTGACGGAGGAGGGCCGGACCGCCGAGGCCGCCGCCCTGCTGGAGCGCTCACCGCAGCTCGCCCGTGAGGCCGGCGACCCGCTGGGCGAGGCGACCGCGCTGGTCAACCTGGCCGTCGTCCAGGCCGAGCTGGGCGACCTGCCTGCCGCGTCGGAGAACTGCGCCCGCGCCGTGGAACTGGCCCGCCGTGAGGAGGACCGGCACACCGAGATGCTCGCTCTCCAGCACCTGGCGCGGATGCGGCTCACCGCGCGCCGCCCGGAGGAGGCGCTGGCCGATGCGCGGGCCGCGCTCGAACTGGGCCCCGAACACGAGGAGGCGGCCCGCCGGTCCCTGCTGCTGGCGATCTGCGGCGAGGCGCGTCTGGCGCTCGGCGAGGAGGACGACGGCATCCGGCTGCTGGACCGGGCCGCGCGGGAGGCGGAGCAGGCCGGTTACGACGAGGGCGCGGTACGGGCACTGGAGGTCCTGCTGCGCGTCTCCGCGGAGCCCTCCTACCGCGTGCGCCACGAACGGTCCGCGCTCCGGCTCGCCACCGCACCCTGA
- a CDS encoding DUF6458 family protein: MGLGGCILLIGAGAILAFATDWQIDSVNVDLVGWIMMLVGLIGVFVYMSIARRRRMVVPPTTTVVSDDEQRYH; encoded by the coding sequence ATGGGACTCGGAGGATGCATTCTCCTGATCGGTGCCGGCGCCATCCTGGCGTTCGCCACCGACTGGCAGATCGACTCGGTCAACGTCGACCTGGTCGGCTGGATCATGATGCTCGTCGGCCTCATCGGGGTCTTCGTGTACATGAGTATCGCGCGGCGCCGCCGGATGGTCGTGCCGCCCACCACCACAGTCGTCTCGGACGACGAACAGCGGTACCACTGA